The proteins below are encoded in one region of Hordeum vulgare subsp. vulgare chromosome 3H, MorexV3_pseudomolecules_assembly, whole genome shotgun sequence:
- the LOC123443286 gene encoding exportin-2, protein MEVPPEMLDTLAGWFAQTLSPDAAARRAAEQSLAAAASTPGFALALLGLASSPRHDLQARLAASVHFKNLLRRRWPKPADDADDADHLPPNDCVIIKTHILQLLLTAPPLIQSQLSEALAAAAASDFPARWESLLPSIVSSLGNALSAGDVPATNSLLAAAVSLFSRFRNAFDSNTLRIDLKYCLDTFAAPLLEVFLSTSRRLQASAAAASPLEIRPVFECLRLCCEIFYSLNSVDLPEFFEDHMREWMTEFRAFLTTSYPPPVEADGAPDALRAAVCDNLQLYMEKYEEEFRAYLKEFVEAVWGLLMAPTVSPSRGQLAVTAIRFLTTVAESVHHALFGTPDAMKQICDSVVVPNLRLRDEDEELFEVNWVEYVRRDAEGSDTDTLRRAACRLLRGLAANYREQVAVLVSAQVQQMLAAYAADRANNWKEKDAAIYLVIALMQKPGATGGGTPVVDMESFFTSVIVSELQAPDWESEPMLKATVLRFLKEFKDQIPKATALALLPSVTRFLTHESNVVHSYAAIFIENLLITKDAVQVPGANVVTRAPRYVAADINSFAQQIIQSLSKALGYPDSYENPYLMKCLMRVLGIATIAGQVVHEITARLVGILMEVCNNPKNPDFNHYLFEALAAVIGKAGEQDPALVPLFEASLFPVLQRILVEDISEFWPYAFQIFAQLVNLSRPPLSQNYMQLFGVLLSNATWDRPPCVPALVRLLRAFLRKIPNELNQEGRLPNILVIFRSLVSRSSTEDSAFYMLNTLVENVGLDIINPHISEIWSALFTRLQTRQAVKFVNSLVVVMSLVSVKYGPGVLVSSVDTIQPNLFTTILQRFWIPNLKLIKGSLEIKLTAVASTKLLCESAVLLDAAAAQTWGKLLDSIVTLLSRTEQDGVQQEQNDGADAVDSQRTSGYSVSFVRLQYAGKSEDDLLKDINDPKQFLVTSLASLSAQSPGRFGPTIEQHVDPANKNALLQLCAAYNANIV, encoded by the coding sequence ATGGAGGTGCCGCCGGAGATGCTCGACACCCTGGCGGGCTGGTTCGCGCAGACCCTCTCCCCTGacgccgccgcccgccgcgccGCCGAGCAGAGCCTCGCCGCCGCGGCCTCCACCCCGGGCTTCGCGCTCGCGCTCCTCGGCctcgcctcctccccgcgccacgACCTCCAGGCCCGCCTCGCCGCCTCCGTCCATTTCAAgaacctcctccgccgccgctggCCCAAGCCcgccgacgacgccgacgacgcgGACCACCTCCCGCCCAACGACTGCGTCATCATCAAGACGCACATCCTCCAGCTCCTGCTCACCGCCCCGCCGCTCATCCAGTCGCAGCTCTCCGaagccctcgccgccgccgcggccTCCGACTTCCCCGCTAGATGGGAGTCGCTCCTCCCGTCCATCGTCTCCTCGCTCGGAAACGCCCTCTCCGCGGGGGACGTCCCCGCCACCAATTCCCTCCTCGCCGCTGCGGTCTCCCTCTTCTCCCGCTTCCGCAACGCCTTCGACAGCAACACCCTCCGCATCGACCTCAAGTACTGCCTAGACACTTTTGCGGCGCCCCTCCTTGAGGTCTTCCTCTCCACATCTCGCCGCCTCCAGGCCTCTGCAGCCGCCGCAAGCCCGCTTGAAATCCGCCCCGTATTCGAGTGCCTTCGTCTCTGCTGCGAGATCTTCTATTCGCTCAACTCTGTGGACCTGCCAGAGTTCTTCGAGGATCACATGCGTGAGTGGATGACAGAGTTCCGTGCATTCCTCACCACCTCCTACCCTCCGCCTGTCGAGGCAGATGGTGCTCCAGATGCGCTCCGAGCTGCTGTGTGTGATAACCTGCAGCTGTACATGGAGAAGTATGAGGAAGAGTTCAGGGCATATTTGAAGGAGTTTGTTGAGGCCGTGTGGGGGCTGCTCATGGCGCCGACAGTCTCCCCGTCCCGTGGTCAGCTTGCCGTGACTGCGATAAGGTTCTTGACAACAGTCGCCGAGAGTGTTCACCATGCTTTGTTCGGGACTCCTGATGCAATGAAACAGATATGTGACAGTGTCGTTGTGCCTAACCTGCGACTGCGTGACGAGGATGAGGAGTTGTTTGAGGTGAACTGGGTGGAATATGTGAGGCGTGATGCAGAGGGAAGTGATACAGATACGCTGAGGCGTGCTGCATGCCGCTTGCTGCGGGGGCTAGCGGCCAACTACCGGGAACAGGTGGCCGTACTTGTATCAGCGCAGGTCCAGCAGATGTTGGCTGCATATGCGGCTGACAGGGCAAACAACTGGAAGGAGAAGGATGCTGCAATATATCTTGTTATTGCTCTTATGCAGAAGCCTGGTGCCACAGGTGGTGGGACGCCTGTGGTTGACATGGAAAGCTTCTTTACATCTGTGATTGTGTCTGAGCTGCAGGCCCCTGATTGGGAATCTGAGCCAATGCTGAAGGCAACAGTCCTCAGGTTCTTGAAGGAGTTCAAGGATCAGATACCCAAAGCCACTGCACTAGCACTGCTTCCAAGTGTGACACGGTTCCTGACGCACGAGTCCAATGTTGTCCATTCCTATGCTGCGATCTTTATCGAGAACCTGCTGATCACCAAGGATGCTGTCCAGGTACCAGGGGCCAATGTGGTGACAAGAGCTCCACGCTATGTTGCTGCTGATATCAACTCTTTTGCCCAGCAGATTATTCAGAGCTTGTCCAAGGCGTTAGGTTATCCTGATTCTTATGAGAACCCCTATCTGATGAAGTGCCTGATGAGAGTGCTTGGGATTGCAACTATTGCTGGCCAAGTTGTTCATGAGATAACCGCTCGTCTTGTGGGCATTCTGATGGAAGTGTGCAATAACCCCAAGAACCCTGACTTTAATCATTACTTGTTTGAAGCTCTGGCAGCAGTGATTGGTAAGGCTGGTGAGCAAGACCCAGCATTGGTACCTTTGTTTGAGGCAAGCCTCTTCCCAGTACTCCAGAGGATATTAGTTGAGGACATCTCAGAGTTCTGGCCATATGCTTTTCAGATATTTGCACAGCTTGTCAATTTGAGCCGACCACCTCTCTCACAGAATTACATGCAGCTATTTGGTGTCTTGCTCAGCAATGCTACTTGGGATCGACCACCATGTGTTCCTGCCTTGGTTCGCTTGCTGCGAGCATTCCTTCGGAAAATTCCAAATGAGCTTAACCAAGAAGGTAGGCTGCCAAATATCTTAGTGATATTCCGTAGTCTAGTTTCACGCAGCAGCACAGAAGATTCTGCATTCTACATGCTTAACACGCTAGTGGAAAATGTTGGTTTGGACATTATCAATCCACACATAAGTGAGATATGGAGTGCTCTCTTTACTCGCTTACAGACTAGGCAAGCAGTTAAGTTTGTGAACTCTCTTGTGGTGGTCATGTCCTTGGTGTCAGTCAAGTATGGGCCAGGTGTTCTTGTCAGTTCTGTTGATACGATTCAGCCGAATCTCTTCACCACAATTCTTCAGCGTTTTTGGATTCCCAATCTCAAGTTGATCAAAGGTTCTCTTGAAATCAAGCTTACAGCAGTTGCCTCAACAAAGTTGCTTTGTGAGTCTGCAGTGCTGCTGGATGCTGCTGCAGCCCAAACGTGGGGTAAATTGCTTGATAGCATTGTCACACTGTTGTCTAGAACGGAGCAAGATGGAGTACAACAAGAGCAAAATGACGGAGCTGATGCGGTGGATAGTCAGAGGACATCAGGTTATTCTGTCTCATTTGTGCGCCTTCAGTATGCTGGGAAGAGTGAAGATGATCTGTTGAAAGACATAAATGATCCAAAGCAGTTTCTGGTGACATCCTTGGCCTCACTTTCTGCACAGTCTCCTGGAAGGTTTGGTCCTACCATTGAGCAGCATGTGGACCCAGCAAACAAAAACGCTCTTCTTCAGCTTTGTGCTGCCTATAATGCCAACATTGTCTAG